The proteins below come from a single Myripristis murdjan chromosome 10, fMyrMur1.1, whole genome shotgun sequence genomic window:
- the tyw2 gene encoding tRNA wybutosine-synthesizing protein 2 homolog, which translates to MDGVPCLRVSQSHAQQFRKRLQSRGALDLRFRLQRDSDGTVLLPVSPSCLSQVDLQTLRRSVASESVCEIVWSQALQQSKRERGRTSGNKLVRILQELLESHGERWTEDLNEDVPHSCQRHGDLVLLGDACFSLPVWKKTGQELWSAVARGLGAERLAKMSRISRDGFRSPVVTMLLGEHSWVTHVDNGVRYEFDVTKSMFSAGNITEKLRVAKFDCRGETVVDLYAGIGYFTLPYLVHAGASHVHACEWNPDAVDALRKNLQGNGVSDRCTVHQGDNRQLPLSDLADRVNLGLIPSSEEGWPVACRLLKKTTGGILHIHQNVTSPLPSTAVIPAVDDAANRAPGKKTDRGVWQAWADDTASRIASLLKDIGGAPWKTNIQHIEHVKSYAPHVHHVVLDLECRPL; encoded by the exons ATGGACGGTGTCCCGTGCCTTCGTGTGTCGCAGAGTCACGCTCAACAATTCAG gaAACGTTTGCAGTCCCGAGGCGCTCTGGACTTGAGGTTCCGCCTGCAGAGAGACTCAGACGGGACGGTGCTCCTGCCGGTCTCACCATCCTGTCTGTCACAAGTTGATCTACAAACCCTCAGACGCAGCGTGGCCTCAGAGAGTGTCTGTGAAATTGTGTGGAGTCAG GCTCTCCAGCAGTccaagagggagagggggaggacaAGTGGAAATAAACTCGTGAGGATCTTACAGGAATTGTTGGAGTCTCATGGAGAAAGGTGGACTGAGGACCTGAATGAGGACGTTCCTCACAGCTGCCAGCGGCATGGAGATTTAGTCCTGCTGGGAGACGCCTGCTTCTCCCTGCCAGTATGGAAGAAAACTG GCCAGGAGCTGTGGAGTGCAGTGGCCAGAGGGCTGGGGGCAGAGCGCCTGGCAAAGATGAGCCGGATCTCGAGGGATGGATTCAGGTCTCCCGTGGTGACGATGCTGTTAGGAGAGCACAGCTGGGTGACACACGTTGACAATGGAGTCAG ATACGAGTTTGATGTTACCAAATCGATGTTCTCAGCTGGAAACATCACAGAGAAACTCCGGGTGGCCAAATTCGACTGCAGAGGAGAGACTGTGGTGGATTTATATGCAG GTATTGGATACTTTACTCTGCCGTATTTGGTGCATGCGGGGGCCAGCCATGTCCACGCTTGTGAGTGGAACCCGGATGCCGTCGACGCTCTGAGGAAAAACTTGCAAGGAAACGGGGTGTCTGACCGCTGCACCGTTCACCAAGGAGACAATCGACAA CTCCCACTGAGTGATCTTGCTGACCGAGTGAACCTGGGCCTCATACCGAGTTCAGAGGAGGGCTGGCCTGTTGCCTGTCGACTGCTGAAGAAAACAACCGGAGGCATTTTACACATTCACCAGAATGTCACCTCGCCGTTACCAAGCACAGCAGTCATCCCTGCCGTGGATGATGCAGCCAACAGGGCCCCGGGAAAGAAAACCGACAGAGGAGTTTGGCAGGCCTGGGCCGACGACACGGCCAGCCGCATCGCCTCTCTGCTGAAGGACATTGGTGGCGCGCCgtggaaaacaaacatccaGCACATAGAGCACGTTAAGTCATACGCACCTCATGTCCACCATGTTGTGCTGGACTTGGAGTGTAGACCGCTTTGA
- the sytl4 gene encoding synaptotagmin-like protein 4 — translation MPQAAETINLVFLTDDERELILEVLRRDEELRLAEERRVRKMKTELLDMKRKGAKRGSGKYSPRSCGRCLEPLSRLTLLSSQCRLCNHHVCRNCRTVRPDGSWLCRVCAKETDLKKRTGDWFFDQRVNRFSTVPGHDLVRSSLKKRPPLKKHETMGEVLLRSTEVNPDPNTPVARPRQRDRTPKKTGPPSETSESVGSSVLCETKEDVGSKDQQQRSDTESAEKTSLCSSKTETESGRETPDPVRLGKTSARSSPAGSSVSSQTIPVKADSVRSHSSNSEANTATEAKSVSPNLDLNSLDVDGIFKKSIRRAPKPPEHTSTLDLRDGGVPKESSLGNRSRSVPGLDVQEDEEEEDIDHLVDIHRKTVASSTSSLHSSKSTLGSLMSIYSEAGDYDSVEVSGDIVFSLSYDEHTQSLHVFIKECHGLAYGDTSRQRCNPYVKCYLLPDKSRQSKRKTSTKRNTISPVYQEMLKYSISRSQLLTRSLLLSVWHHGRISRNAFLGEVEISLDCRDLDSPQDECVALMGKAASAVQASCFAQYKGDLVVSLKFITPKKSTADKIKGKKAKTEEGGELHVLIKEAKNLMAMKAGDTSDSFVKGYLLPAKSKSTKKKTPVVKKNLNPHYDHTFVYKDVSLEQLKGMCLELTVWDREAMSSNEFLGGVRLSCGTGMLKVGKENMEMDSVGEEVSLWEKMMQYPDSWAEGTLPLRTSMGKTKDK, via the exons ATGCCCCAGGCCGCTGAAACGATCAACCTGGTCTTCCTGACTGATGATGAGCGGGAGCTGATTCTGGAGGTGCTGCGGCGGGACGAGGAGCTGAGGCTGGCTGAGGAGCGCCGTGTACG GAAGATGAAGACAGAGCTACTGGATATGAAGAGGAAGGGGGCCAAGCGCGGCAGTGGAAAGTACAGTCCGCGTAGCTGTGGCCGCTGCCTGGAGCCTCTGAGTCGGCTGACTCTCCTGTCCAGTCAGTGCAGGTTATGTAACCACCATGTATGCCGCAACTGCCGAACGGTGCGCCCCGATGGATCCTGgctgtgcagagtgtgtgcCAAAGAGAC GGATCTAAAGAAAAGAACAGGTGACTGGTTTTTTGATCAAAGAGTCAACCGTTTCTCTACCGTGCCTGGACATGACCTAGTGAGGAGCTCCCTGAAAAAGAGGCCTCCAT TGAAGAAGCATGAAACAATGGGAGAGGTGCTGTTGAGAAGCACAGAGGTAAACCCAGACCCAAACACTCCTGTGGCTCGGCCCAGACAGAGAGACCGGACACCCAAAAAGACAGG TCCGCCGAGTGAAACTTCGGAATCTGTTGGTTCAAGCGTTTTGTGTGAAACGAAGGAGGATGTCGGGTCAAAGGACCAGCAGCAGCGCAGCGACACAGAATCTGCAGAAAAAACCAGTCTGTGTAGCAGCAAAACTGAGACGGAGTCTGGCCGTGAGACCCCTGACCCAGTGAG GCTGGGGAAGACCTCAGCAAGGTCAAGTCCAGCAGGATCCAGTGTTTCCAGTCAGACCATCCCAGTCAAAGCAGACAGTGTCCGCAGTCACAGCTCTAACTCAGAAGCAAACACT GCCACAGAAGCAAAGTCGGTCAGTCCAAATTTGGATTTAAACTCGTTGGATGTTGATGGAATTTTCAAAAAGAGCATCAGACGTGCTCCAAAGCCTCCAG agCACACATCAACACTGGACCTCCGAGATGGAGGTGTTCCCAAAGAGTCGTCTTTGGGCAACAGGAGCCGTTCTGTACCAGGTCTTGATGTGCAG gaagatgaagaggaagaggatatTGACCATTTGGTTGACATCCATAGAAAGACTGTGGCTTCAAGCACCTCCAGTCTGCACAGCTCAAAG AGTACTTTGGGCAGCCTAATGAGTATTTACAGTGAAGCAGGGGACTATGACAGTGTGGAGGTGAGCGGGGACATCGTCTTCTCTCTTAGCTATGATGAACACACCCAGAGCCTGCATGTCTTCATCAAGGAATGCCATGGGCTGGCCTATGGTGATACTTCACGACAGCGTTGCAACCC ttatGTCAAATGTTACCTTCTACCAGACAAATCTCGCCAGAGCAAAAGGAAGACTAGCACCAAGAGGAATACAATCAGCCCTGTCTACCAAGAGATGCTAAAG TACTCCATCAGTCGTTCCCAGCTGCTCACCCGGTCCCTGTTGCTGTCAGTCTGGCACCATGGGCGCATCAGCCGCAATGCCTTCCTGGGAGAGGTGGAGATTTCCCTGGACTGCCGAGACCTGGACTCCCCTCAGGACGAATGTGTGGCATTAATGGGGAAG GCAGCCTCAGCTGTGCAGGCCTCTTGCTTTGCTCAGTACAAAGGGGACTTGGTGGTCTCCTTGAAATTTATCACACCTAAAAAGTCAACAGCTGACAAAATCAAAG GCAAGAAGGCAAAAACTGAGGAAGGGGGAGAATTACATGTCCTCATTAAAGAGGCAAAGAATTTGATGGCAATGAAAGCAGGAGACACATCAGATTCCTTTGTAAAAGG GTACCTTTTACCAGCTAAGTCCAAGtccacaaagaagaaaacaccagTTGTGAAGAAGAATCTGAACCCTCACTACGATCATACATTTGTGTACAAGGATGTAAGCCTGGAGCAGCTGAAGGGGATGTGTCTGGAGCTGACTGTGTGGGACAGAGAGGCCATGTCCAGCAATGAATTCCTGGGAGGGGTACGCCTCAGCTGTGGCACAG GCATGCTAAAAGTTGGAAAGGAGAACATGGAAATGGACTCTGTGGGAGAGGAGGTTAGTCTTTGGGAGAAGATGATGCAGTACCCTGATTCATGGGCAGAGGGCACTCTGCCACTGCGCACCTCTATGGGTAAGACCAAGGACAAATGA